From a single Gimesia fumaroli genomic region:
- a CDS encoding sigma-54-dependent transcriptional regulator, with product MSNSVNKLRVLFVDDEAAIREVMRIELPRMGHDVTICEDGQSALTALDKITFDAAIVDLRMPGLSGWDVVDHINKVSPETEVIISTGHGSIDEAIQAIRRGAYDFLPKPCKLIDIATVLQKVADKRSLQNKNYALESRLKSVEGPCQIVGETPPMLRVKKLIEKIAPTDSTALILGETGTGKELVARRVHDLSMRASMPFVPVNCGALPENLVESELFGHRKGAFTGADTPRKGLIEIANGGTLFLDELGELDKTMQVKLLRFLESGEVRRVGDSETFHVDVRIVCATNRDLQDMVNEGTFREDLYFRVNTFEINLPALRERKGDIPEISRVLLKRHLKKDSIPHDILAPETIEILQAYDWKGNVRELANALEHAVILWDGVQIMPEDLPANLTRNSSIPISSSSTAVNWTEGAEGKTLRDIEMEVIYHVLDKHDGDKPKCAAELGIALKTLYNKLNQYQTRAAG from the coding sequence TTGAGTAATTCGGTCAATAAATTACGAGTCTTGTTTGTCGACGATGAAGCAGCCATTCGGGAAGTGATGCGAATTGAGCTGCCACGCATGGGACATGATGTCACCATTTGTGAAGATGGTCAGTCGGCTTTGACTGCGTTAGATAAGATTACGTTTGACGCCGCAATTGTAGATTTGCGGATGCCTGGCCTTAGCGGCTGGGATGTCGTTGATCATATTAATAAGGTATCACCCGAGACAGAAGTCATTATCAGTACCGGCCACGGCAGTATTGATGAGGCGATCCAGGCGATTCGTCGTGGTGCATACGATTTTCTACCCAAGCCTTGCAAGCTGATTGATATTGCAACTGTGCTCCAGAAGGTGGCAGATAAACGTTCCCTGCAGAACAAAAATTACGCACTGGAATCACGGCTGAAGAGTGTGGAAGGGCCTTGCCAGATTGTTGGTGAAACGCCTCCGATGCTGCGGGTCAAAAAACTAATTGAGAAAATCGCCCCCACTGATTCAACGGCGTTGATTTTGGGAGAAACCGGAACGGGTAAGGAACTGGTCGCGCGACGGGTGCATGATTTGAGCATGCGTGCTTCAATGCCGTTTGTGCCGGTTAACTGTGGCGCGTTGCCTGAAAATCTGGTAGAGAGCGAACTGTTCGGACATCGGAAAGGTGCTTTCACAGGGGCTGATACGCCACGCAAAGGGCTGATTGAAATTGCCAATGGCGGTACCCTCTTTTTGGATGAGCTGGGTGAGCTTGATAAAACCATGCAGGTCAAGCTGCTGCGTTTTCTGGAATCGGGTGAAGTACGACGGGTCGGTGACAGCGAAACATTTCATGTTGATGTTCGCATTGTCTGTGCCACCAACCGGGATTTGCAGGACATGGTCAATGAGGGCACGTTTCGTGAAGACCTCTATTTCCGGGTGAATACATTTGAGATTAACTTGCCTGCTTTACGAGAGCGTAAAGGAGATATTCCTGAAATTTCTCGTGTGTTGCTGAAGCGTCATCTGAAGAAGGATTCGATTCCCCATGATATTCTTGCACCGGAGACCATTGAGATCCTGCAGGCTTATGACTGGAAGGGAAATGTCCGGGAATTGGCAAATGCATTAGAGCATGCCGTGATTCTTTGGGATGGTGTACAGATTATGCCAGAAGATCTACCAGCCAATTTAACCCGTAATTCTTCGATTCCCATTTCCTCCAGTTCGACTGCTGTGAACTGGACTGAGGGAGCTGAGGGGAAAACCCTGCGGGACATTGAAATGGAAGTAATTTACCACGTCCTGGATAAGCATGATGGTGATAAGCCCAAATGTGCGGCCGAGTTGGGAATTGCTCTCAAGACACTTTACAATAAGTTGAATCAGTATCAGACGCGGGCTGCTGGCTAG
- a CDS encoding sensor histidine kinase, whose translation MFFTQTIRRKLGLGLGIIFCMLIVLAYGAVSGLQSYDATVQDFNYSLNDLPDRDRMIVSVAALNDPLQKIRDARPDSAASAHYQQKFQTQLQEVYTEIEGFLQKVDRVPDPALGTWKGFVKSQLSEHSSSKTTLKNLSLMQAQLENPQERHRVADKMILEIARLETLMMEVRDIPSSTKAVLDRASKVYRSRSNLVWVTCLVVFIAFGCLIWYGYRTVLSPIQELHEGARIVAQGHFDHQFKIKSNDEMAELAEAFNQMTMRFKEKRDELNHKVDERSKQLVRSERLAGIGVLAAGVAHEINNPLSAISMASESLQGRMLDLKPHCEESEIEVVEQYLGLIQREAMRCREITSKLLDFSRGQNSVRSRNDLSGVIEEVCSMVGLIKRLKGRNIHFESKGPCNAEFNPAEIKQVVLNVMTNALESMEVGGNLEIQVRENVDSVTLIFKDDGCGMTQEVKEGLFDPFFTQRADGTGTGLGMSITHRIIKDHGGEIEVESEGPGKGSTIFVDLPKKAKSQSKAA comes from the coding sequence GTGTTCTTTACTCAAACAATCAGGCGGAAATTAGGTCTGGGGCTGGGAATCATATTCTGTATGCTGATTGTACTGGCATACGGGGCTGTTTCCGGGTTGCAATCTTATGATGCAACCGTCCAGGATTTTAATTATTCACTGAATGATCTACCTGACCGCGATCGGATGATTGTCTCGGTGGCAGCCCTTAATGATCCGCTTCAGAAAATCCGGGACGCACGGCCCGACTCAGCCGCCAGTGCTCATTATCAGCAGAAGTTCCAAACACAACTTCAAGAAGTTTATACCGAAATTGAGGGGTTTCTTCAAAAGGTGGATCGCGTCCCAGACCCGGCTTTAGGGACCTGGAAGGGCTTTGTAAAGTCACAACTCAGTGAGCATAGTTCGAGCAAAACAACGCTGAAGAATCTGTCACTGATGCAGGCGCAGTTGGAGAATCCTCAAGAGCGACACCGGGTCGCCGATAAGATGATTCTGGAAATCGCGCGGCTGGAAACACTGATGATGGAAGTCCGTGATATTCCCTCCAGTACGAAAGCCGTTCTGGACCGGGCCTCGAAAGTTTACCGTTCCCGTTCCAATTTGGTCTGGGTGACCTGTCTGGTTGTGTTTATCGCCTTTGGCTGTCTGATCTGGTACGGGTACCGGACAGTGCTCTCTCCCATTCAGGAGCTACATGAAGGGGCTCGAATTGTCGCCCAGGGGCATTTTGATCATCAGTTCAAGATCAAATCAAACGACGAGATGGCTGAGTTGGCAGAAGCATTCAACCAGATGACGATGCGGTTTAAGGAAAAACGGGATGAACTGAATCACAAAGTCGACGAACGCAGTAAACAGCTGGTACGGTCAGAAAGACTGGCCGGAATCGGGGTTCTGGCTGCAGGCGTGGCCCATGAAATCAATAACCCGTTGTCTGCCATTTCGATGGCGTCTGAGTCGCTACAGGGGCGGATGCTGGATCTGAAGCCGCATTGCGAGGAGTCTGAGATTGAGGTCGTCGAGCAATATCTTGGCTTGATTCAGCGCGAAGCCATGCGCTGCAGGGAGATCACATCAAAGTTACTTGATTTTTCTCGGGGGCAGAATTCTGTCCGGAGTAGGAATGATCTGTCTGGCGTCATCGAGGAAGTTTGCTCCATGGTCGGTTTGATCAAACGGCTCAAAGGGCGGAATATCCATTTTGAATCAAAGGGGCCTTGTAACGCGGAGTTTAACCCTGCTGAGATCAAGCAGGTTGTGTTGAATGTCATGACCAACGCGCTGGAATCAATGGAAGTGGGGGGGAATCTGGAAATCCAGGTGCGTGAAAATGTGGATTCAGTAACCCTGATTTTCAAGGATGATGGGTGCGGGATGACCCAGGAAGTGAAGGAAGGGTTGTTTGATCCCTTCTTTACTCAACGCGCTGATGGAACTGGCACGGGGTTGGGGATGTCGATTACCCACCGGATTATTAAGGATCATGGGGGCGAGATCGAAGTGGAGAGTGAAGGGCCAGGGAAGGGGAGTACAATTTTTGTAGATCTCCCCAAAAAAGCAAAGTCACAAAGTAAGGCAGCGTAA